A genomic region of Mesorhizobium sp. NZP2077 contains the following coding sequences:
- a CDS encoding GNAT family N-acetyltransferase — translation MLKLKLREKPFPELSYANPHQPVLTRWVIHSIEGLSGRDRYAALYDFWRRQVVPSGERVFSRMLDLIDVRIRTADQWPPASLPETPLVIVANHPFGIGDGIAVLSLVEQLGRPFRVMIHKDLLKIREMEPYSLPIDFSETKEAMKNNMAVRHEAVRLLKEGVTIVVFPAGGVATAPKGFGRARDLPWKMFPARLVQDAKASIIPMHFSGQNGRLFHLISGPMNMAERDGRVAKFVGKASLTLRLSMLIHEFARLSGKAIDVRVGDVLSWNELEPLRDRKALLNRLYRSVFDLAPQLPRRRIPFLPARTKLAA, via the coding sequence ATGCTCAAGCTGAAATTGCGCGAAAAACCATTTCCCGAACTTTCCTACGCCAATCCGCACCAACCGGTGCTAACGCGCTGGGTCATCCATTCCATTGAAGGCCTGTCGGGGCGCGACCGGTATGCCGCGCTCTATGATTTCTGGCGCCGCCAGGTGGTGCCATCAGGTGAGCGCGTGTTCAGCCGCATGCTCGACCTGATCGACGTGCGGATACGCACAGCCGACCAATGGCCGCCCGCATCATTGCCGGAGACACCGCTGGTGATTGTGGCCAACCATCCGTTCGGCATCGGCGACGGCATTGCCGTGCTGTCGCTGGTGGAGCAACTCGGGCGGCCGTTCCGGGTGATGATCCACAAGGATCTCCTCAAGATCCGCGAGATGGAGCCCTATTCGCTGCCAATCGATTTTTCCGAGACCAAGGAAGCGATGAAGAACAATATGGCCGTGCGCCATGAGGCGGTGCGGCTGCTGAAGGAGGGTGTCACCATCGTGGTGTTTCCCGCCGGTGGCGTCGCCACCGCGCCGAAAGGCTTTGGCCGGGCGCGCGACCTGCCATGGAAGATGTTTCCGGCACGCCTGGTCCAGGATGCCAAGGCATCGATCATTCCGATGCATTTTTCCGGACAGAATGGCAGGCTGTTCCATCTGATCAGCGGACCGATGAACATGGCCGAGCGCGATGGCCGCGTGGCCAAATTCGTTGGCAAGGCCTCGCTGACACTTCGGCTTTCGATGCTCATCCACGAATTCGCTCGGCTGTCCGGCAAGGCGATCGACGTGCGCGTCGGCGATGTGCTGAGCTGGAACGAACTGGAGCCGCTGCGCGACCGCAAGGCATTGCTCAACCGGCTTTACCGCAGTGTGTTCGATCTGGCGCCGCAGCTGCCGCGCCGCCGCATTCCCTTCCTGCCGGCGCGGACAAAGCTGGCCGCCTGA
- a CDS encoding nitroreductase, with protein MASPIIDFLLTRNSAPIPELKEPAPSDANIAVMIAAATRVPDHGRLEPWRFILYRGDVRVEIGRQLAMLAEQREGPLPEGRRNQELARFSRAPLVIGVVSVPKENPKIPQWEMFLSGGMAAMNLMIAANALGYGTNMISNWYSDVPEGRAILGLAPQERVVGFIHIGTYAGPAPERPRPDPTKLYADYSGPWAG; from the coding sequence ATGGCGTCGCCGATCATCGACTTCCTGCTGACCCGAAATTCAGCACCGATTCCGGAGCTCAAGGAGCCGGCGCCGAGCGACGCCAATATAGCCGTGATGATCGCCGCCGCCACGCGCGTGCCCGACCACGGCCGGCTTGAGCCGTGGCGCTTCATCCTCTATCGCGGCGATGTCCGCGTCGAGATCGGCAGACAATTGGCGATGCTTGCCGAACAGCGCGAGGGACCGCTGCCGGAAGGCCGCCGCAACCAGGAACTGGCGCGCTTTTCGCGTGCGCCGCTGGTGATCGGTGTGGTGTCGGTGCCGAAGGAGAACCCCAAGATTCCGCAATGGGAAATGTTCCTGTCCGGCGGCATGGCGGCGATGAACCTGATGATTGCCGCCAATGCGCTGGGCTATGGCACCAACATGATCAGCAACTGGTATTCCGACGTGCCGGAGGGCAGGGCGATCCTCGGACTGGCGCCGCAGGAGCGCGTCGTCGGCTTCATCCATATCGGCACTTATGCCGGCCCGGCGCCGGAGCGGCCACGGCCCGATCCGACAAAGCTCTATGCCGATTACTCAGGGCCCTGGGCGGGCTAA
- a CDS encoding flavin reductase family protein, protein MFYEPCKGHGLPHDPSKAIVAPRPIGWISTLNKTGEINLAPYSFFNAVSTRPFIVWFSSEGEKDSASFAQETGEFVANLVGRDLAEKMNYTSVNAPRGVNEFVYADLAMAPSRLVRPPRVAAAPAALECRVTEVFRPKALDGTATSAVVVAGEVVGVHIDDAFLKDGLFDITKAGNVARLGYMDYASVSEVFSMRRPRWGKE, encoded by the coding sequence ATGTTCTACGAGCCATGCAAGGGGCACGGGCTGCCGCATGACCCATCGAAGGCGATCGTAGCGCCGCGCCCGATCGGCTGGATATCGACGCTGAACAAGACCGGCGAGATCAATCTCGCGCCATACTCGTTCTTCAACGCCGTTTCGACGCGGCCGTTCATCGTCTGGTTCTCCTCGGAGGGCGAGAAGGACAGCGCCTCCTTCGCCCAGGAGACCGGCGAGTTCGTTGCCAATCTGGTCGGTCGCGATCTTGCGGAGAAGATGAATTACACCTCCGTCAATGCGCCGCGCGGCGTCAACGAGTTCGTCTATGCCGATCTCGCCATGGCGCCTTCGCGTCTCGTCAGGCCGCCGCGCGTGGCGGCAGCGCCCGCCGCGCTGGAATGCCGGGTGACGGAGGTGTTTCGCCCGAAGGCGCTGGACGGAACGGCGACGAGCGCCGTCGTCGTCGCCGGCGAAGTGGTCGGCGTCCACATCGACGATGCCTTCCTGAAAGACGGCCTGTTCGACATCACCAAGGCCGGCAATGTCGCCCGTCTCGGCTACATGGACTATGCCAGCGTCAGTGAGGTCTTTTCGATGCGCCGGCCACGCTGGGGCAAGGAGTAG
- a CDS encoding CoA ester lyase → MRSLLFVPGDSERKLEKGFGAGADTVIVDLEDSVAPQNKVLAREIAARFIAERRGQAGSAIYIRVNDLSTGLTDDDLAALVPVKPDGIMLPKSNSGQDVQQLSAKLRVREAENGLPDGAIKILPIITETPMGVLAAATYAGASARLAGLTWGAEDLSAAIGARSARDEHGRYTDVFRHARLMTILAAGAAEVDAIDTVFPNFRDMTAFTTECTEAERDGFTGKMAIHPDQVPVINAAFTPSAEAVKHSQAIVDAFQAAGNPGVVGIDGKMFDRPHLRLAERLLARAKAAGVSA, encoded by the coding sequence ATGCGCTCGCTGCTGTTCGTTCCCGGCGATTCCGAGCGCAAGCTGGAAAAGGGATTTGGCGCCGGCGCCGATACGGTGATCGTCGATCTCGAGGATTCCGTGGCGCCGCAGAACAAGGTGCTGGCGCGCGAAATCGCGGCGCGCTTCATCGCCGAACGCAGGGGGCAAGCCGGCTCGGCGATCTACATCAGGGTCAACGATCTCTCGACCGGGTTGACGGACGACGATCTTGCAGCGCTCGTCCCGGTGAAGCCGGACGGCATCATGCTGCCCAAGTCGAACAGCGGCCAGGATGTGCAGCAGCTCTCGGCAAAGCTCAGGGTTCGAGAAGCGGAGAACGGCCTGCCTGACGGTGCGATCAAAATCCTGCCGATCATCACCGAAACCCCGATGGGTGTGCTCGCGGCCGCGACCTATGCCGGCGCCAGCGCGCGGCTCGCCGGCCTCACATGGGGCGCGGAAGACCTCTCGGCGGCGATCGGCGCACGCTCAGCCCGCGACGAGCACGGCCGCTATACCGACGTGTTCCGCCATGCTCGCCTGATGACCATCCTTGCGGCCGGTGCCGCGGAGGTCGATGCGATCGACACCGTGTTCCCGAACTTTCGTGACATGACGGCCTTCACCACTGAATGCACCGAGGCCGAGCGGGACGGCTTCACCGGCAAGATGGCGATCCACCCCGATCAGGTGCCCGTCATCAACGCCGCCTTCACTCCTTCGGCGGAGGCTGTGAAACACTCCCAGGCAATCGTCGACGCATTCCAGGCAGCCGGAAATCCAGGCGTCGTCGGCATCGACGGCAAGATGTTCGACCGCCCGCATCTGCGGCTGGCCGAACGGCTGCTGGCAAGGGCCAAGGCGGCAGGGGTTTCCGCTTAA
- a CDS encoding MaoC family dehydratase produces MAGLYLEEFVVGHVFQHTLRKTVTESDNMLFSVMTLNPQPLHIDFDFAAKSEWGKPLVNSLFTLGLMIGISVNDITVGTTVANLGMKETVFPHPVFHGDTIRVETTVISVRESKSKPDRGIVEFEHRAYNQNGDLVAKCTRQAMMLKKAA; encoded by the coding sequence ATGGCCGGGCTATATCTCGAGGAGTTCGTCGTCGGCCATGTCTTCCAACACACGCTGCGCAAGACCGTCACCGAGAGCGACAACATGCTGTTTTCGGTGATGACGCTGAACCCGCAGCCGCTGCATATCGACTTCGATTTCGCCGCCAAGAGCGAGTGGGGCAAGCCGCTGGTCAACTCGCTGTTCACGCTCGGTCTGATGATCGGCATTTCGGTCAACGACATCACCGTCGGCACGACCGTCGCCAATCTGGGCATGAAGGAGACCGTGTTTCCTCATCCGGTCTTCCACGGCGACACCATCCGCGTCGAGACCACGGTCATCTCGGTGCGCGAGTCCAAGTCGAAGCCCGATCGCGGCATCGTCGAATTCGAGCACCGCGCCTACAACCAGAATGGCGACCTCGTCGCCAAATGCACCAGGCAAGCGATGATGCTGAAAAAGGCCGCCTGA